From the Candidatus Nomurabacteria bacterium genome, one window contains:
- the lysS gene encoding lysine--tRNA ligase, with protein sequence MAALDEIRESRLQKLARLREAGMDPYPARISRDLSLKDLRENFDSKQSASEKVTVAGRIMAIRGQGAILFVVLDDGTDKFQCVFKKDTIDEKLFTLFTEAIDIGDFISVSGTLFTTERGEKSILTESWNIVTKSLLPLPEKWHGITDEDERYRKRYLDMLMNPELREIFKKRSKFWNVMREYLLSKDFIEVETPVLENTTGGADARPFITHHNALDIDVYLRISAGELWQKKLLVAGFPRTFEIGRIFRNEGMSAEHLQDYTQLEYYMAYSDFNQGMEMTKELYRLIGEKVFGTTKFTIKGFEIDLAGDWQIYDFVEIIKKEYGIDALDTNALEIEDTLKKYEIKYEANDVSVKRGVDLLWKRVRKTIGGPGFLINVPVYLEPLAKKNPENQKTVERFQVILAGSEMGKGFSELNDPVDQKERFMSQQALRDAGDDEAQMADMEFVEALEHGMPPAFGFGLSERLFSFLIDKPVRETVLFPLMKPRE encoded by the coding sequence ATGGCAGCATTAGACGAAATTCGTGAGTCGCGTTTACAAAAATTGGCGCGTTTGCGTGAAGCTGGGATGGATCCATATCCAGCGCGTATTTCTCGCGACCTAAGTCTAAAAGATTTGCGTGAGAATTTTGACTCTAAACAATCCGCTAGTGAAAAAGTTACTGTAGCAGGACGCATCATGGCGATTCGTGGACAAGGTGCGATACTTTTTGTCGTACTAGATGATGGAACAGATAAGTTTCAATGTGTTTTCAAAAAGGACACAATTGATGAAAAACTTTTTACTTTATTTACTGAAGCCATAGACATAGGAGATTTTATCTCTGTCTCTGGAACACTCTTTACAACAGAGCGTGGTGAGAAAAGCATACTAACAGAATCTTGGAATATTGTTACAAAATCTCTTTTGCCGCTTCCTGAAAAATGGCACGGTATAACGGACGAGGACGAACGCTATAGAAAGCGATATTTGGACATGCTTATGAATCCAGAGCTCAGAGAGATTTTTAAAAAGAGATCAAAATTCTGGAATGTTATGAGAGAATACCTTCTATCAAAAGATTTTATAGAAGTAGAAACTCCTGTACTTGAAAATACAACCGGGGGTGCAGACGCACGTCCATTTATAACTCACCACAATGCGCTTGATATTGATGTATATTTACGTATTTCAGCAGGAGAGCTGTGGCAGAAGAAATTACTCGTTGCTGGGTTCCCAAGAACATTTGAAATAGGCCGAATATTTAGAAACGAAGGGATGTCCGCTGAACATCTTCAGGACTATACACAACTCGAATACTATATGGCGTATTCTGATTTTAACCAGGGTATGGAGATGACAAAAGAGTTGTATCGACTTATTGGAGAGAAGGTATTTGGAACTACAAAATTTACTATAAAAGGATTTGAAATAGATCTAGCGGGTGATTGGCAGATATATGACTTTGTTGAAATAATAAAAAAGGAATACGGGATTGATGCGCTCGATACCAATGCTCTAGAAATTGAAGATACATTGAAAAAATATGAAATAAAATATGAGGCCAATGATGTAAGTGTCAAGAGAGGAGTTGATCTTCTGTGGAAGAGAGTTCGCAAGACAATTGGTGGGCCAGGATTTTTGATAAATGTACCAGTATATTTGGAGCCACTTGCAAAGAAGAATCCTGAAAATCAAAAGACAGTTGAACGTTTTCAGGTGATACTTGCTGGTAGTGAGATGGGTAAAGGATTTAGTGAGTTGAACGACCCAGTAGATCAAAAAGAAAGATTTATGAGCCAGCAAGCACTTCGCGATGCAGGTGATGATGAAGCACAGATGGCAGATATGGAATTCGTCGAGGCACTAGAACACGGTATGCCTCCAGCATTTGGTTTCGGACTCTCAGAGAGATTGTTTAGTTTTCTAATTGATAAACCTGTCAGAGAAACTGTATTATTTCCATTGATGAAGCCTAGAGAATAA
- a CDS encoding GIY-YIG nuclease family protein produces the protein MYFVYILECSDKTLYTGSTNDLEKRVYAHNNLKNGAHYTKIRRPVTLKYSEKYKTYAKARVREAQIKRLSRESKMELIKNTKIKIRDK, from the coding sequence ATGTATTTCGTATATATTCTCGAGTGTTCTGACAAAACTCTGTACACCGGATCTACAAACGATCTAGAAAAACGTGTATATGCGCACAACAATCTAAAAAACGGTGCGCATTATACAAAGATCCGAAGACCAGTTACGTTGAAATACTCTGAGAAATACAAAACATACGCAAAAGCCAGAGTACGCGAAGCACAGATAAAAAGATTGTCTCGAGAATCAAAAATGGAATTAATCAAAAATACTAAAATAAAAATCAGAGATAAGTAA
- a CDS encoding non-canonical purine NTP pyrophosphatase, which translates to MNIVLSTRNVSKAEQIKTIFSGSLINIDTLDEAGIKGEAVEDGDTLKENAFKKAIFALAFAEKGSWVMAEDTGIFIDALDGAPGIISARWAGEGKSTLEIMEYCLSKMKGIKNRKAYFETVVALVSPQGKEYFFTGKVYGILLDAPRTAPQPSMPYSPLFIPNGQDKTWAEMSLEEENKISHRGKAFRQALLFLQKF; encoded by the coding sequence ATGAATATTGTTCTTTCGACACGCAATGTAAGTAAAGCTGAGCAAATAAAGACTATTTTTTCTGGATCACTGATAAACATAGATACTTTAGATGAAGCGGGAATAAAAGGTGAGGCAGTAGAGGATGGAGACACTCTCAAAGAAAATGCATTTAAAAAAGCTATCTTTGCTCTCGCCTTTGCTGAAAAAGGATCTTGGGTAATGGCCGAAGATACAGGCATATTTATCGACGCTCTCGACGGTGCTCCTGGGATAATATCTGCAAGATGGGCCGGGGAGGGTAAGAGTACTCTTGAGATAATGGAATACTGTCTTTCAAAAATGAAAGGTATAAAAAATAGAAAAGCTTATTTTGAAACTGTGGTTGCTCTGGTTTCTCCGCAAGGCAAAGAATATTTTTTTACCGGTAAGGTCTATGGAATTTTACTTGATGCTCCACGTACAGCTCCACAACCCAGCATGCCGTACAGTCCACTTTTTATTCCAAATGGACAAGACAAGACTTGGGCAGAAATGAGCCTTGAAGAAGAAAATAAAATTTCTCATAGAGGAAAAGCATTTCGCCAAGCACTTCTATTTTTGCAAAAGTTTTAA
- the greA gene encoding transcription elongation factor GreA, protein MQKDDEYISIERKKALEIELHELQTVKRKEILENLEYAKSLGDLSENAEYHQARDEQGKLEERIAKIEHIIKASKVISKATGGTSIDIGSKVVVSKAGSDQKQEYEIVGSEEADMAQGRLSHRSPLGVALMGKTKGDVVDIESPRGKSSYKIVSVE, encoded by the coding sequence ATGCAAAAAGATGATGAATATATAAGTATTGAAAGAAAAAAGGCTTTAGAAATAGAGCTTCATGAACTTCAAACTGTCAAAAGAAAAGAGATACTTGAGAATCTTGAATACGCAAAATCACTGGGTGATTTGTCTGAAAATGCTGAATACCACCAAGCTCGCGATGAACAAGGTAAACTTGAAGAACGTATTGCTAAAATAGAACACATAATCAAAGCATCGAAAGTTATAAGTAAAGCAACAGGTGGAACTAGTATAGATATAGGTTCAAAAGTTGTGGTCTCAAAAGCTGGTTCTGATCAAAAACAAGAATATGAAATAGTTGGTAGTGAAGAGGCTGATATGGCACAAGGCAGACTTTCTCATCGCTCACCGCTCGGAGTAGCTCTAATGGGAAAAACAAAAGGTGATGTAGTGGATATAGAATCACCAAGAGGAAAGTCGAGTTATAAAATAGTTTCAGTTGAATAA
- the speD gene encoding adenosylmethionine decarboxylase yields the protein MNHFGEHVTLDGYGGDEELLNSKDVVLSCLKNLPALLDMHILAEPVVYFAKGNDDKDPGGWSGFVVIEESHISIHTFPKRGFVSIDVYTCKNGMDQKYIEDYFIKEFKLTDIETNFIIRGKKYPEKNII from the coding sequence ATGAATCATTTTGGAGAACATGTAACCCTGGATGGTTACGGAGGAGACGAAGAGCTTTTGAATAGTAAAGACGTGGTACTGTCTTGTCTTAAAAATCTACCTGCACTACTCGATATGCATATACTCGCAGAACCTGTCGTATATTTTGCAAAGGGCAATGACGACAAAGACCCAGGTGGATGGAGTGGTTTTGTGGTGATAGAGGAGAGTCATATCAGCATCCATACTTTTCCTAAAAGGGGATTTGTGAGTATCGATGTATATACCTGTAAAAATGGTATGGATCAGAAATACATAGAAGATTATTTTATAAAAGAATTTAAACTCACTGACATAGAAACAAATTTCATAATCCGAGGCAAAAAGTATCCTGAAAAGAATATAATCTAA
- a CDS encoding ABC-F family ATP-binding cassette domain-containing protein, producing the protein MAKNEAILRFEGVTFEYGPNKPILDEVSFTLREGSKITIMGQNGAGKSTIFGLITGLHNPENGTINIVNGTSIAIARQVIPREYMELSVRDFFQNCFNKKIYDIDPKIDEVLEIVNLKGHTKVHDKIIKTFSGGQQARLLLASALIQDPDLLLLDEPTNNLDHAGIKHLTDFLVNYKKTVMVISHDADFLNAFSTGVLYLDVYTRKVEQYVGNYKDVLKDISARVEKENMKNAQLAKQIQAKKDKSNEFAHKGGRLRLVAKRMKELAEELEEEMVDVRKEDKTIRDFTIPAQNEILGEIMNISSFTIMHPSTHKIIERTANIKLKKNQHLLLKGPNGIGKSTLLESMATGRARGAKISDNIRVGYYRQDFSTLNFDDTVFKCLADAMLESGVKIDQEKLRAVASSFLIKSDVINTKIGALSEGQKGLVAFARLVLLCPGLLILDEPTNHINFRHLPVIAKALSAYTGAMILVSHVPEFVSQIRIDETLDLEK; encoded by the coding sequence ATGGCGAAAAACGAAGCAATTCTCCGTTTTGAAGGAGTAACATTTGAATACGGACCAAACAAGCCAATCCTGGATGAGGTGAGTTTTACTTTGCGTGAAGGAAGCAAGATAACAATCATGGGACAAAACGGTGCGGGCAAAAGTACCATATTTGGTCTTATTACTGGTTTACACAATCCTGAAAATGGGACTATAAACATAGTCAACGGAACATCTATAGCAATCGCAAGACAAGTGATTCCTCGTGAATATATGGAACTAAGTGTACGGGATTTTTTCCAAAACTGTTTCAATAAAAAAATATATGATATAGACCCTAAAATTGATGAGGTGCTCGAAATCGTAAACCTAAAAGGTCATACAAAAGTTCACGACAAAATCATAAAAACCTTTTCTGGCGGACAACAAGCTCGTCTGCTTTTAGCCAGCGCCCTGATTCAAGACCCAGATTTGTTGCTACTCGATGAGCCCACAAACAACCTAGATCATGCAGGAATAAAACATCTAACGGACTTCTTGGTTAACTATAAAAAAACTGTGATGGTTATTTCTCACGATGCAGATTTTCTAAATGCTTTTTCGACCGGGGTTCTATATCTGGATGTATACACTCGCAAAGTAGAACAATATGTCGGAAACTATAAAGATGTTTTGAAAGATATAAGCGCTCGAGTTGAAAAAGAAAACATGAAGAACGCCCAACTTGCAAAACAAATCCAAGCTAAAAAAGATAAGTCCAATGAATTCGCTCATAAAGGAGGTAGACTGCGTCTGGTAGCAAAACGCATGAAAGAACTGGCCGAAGAGCTCGAAGAGGAGATGGTAGATGTTCGTAAAGAAGATAAAACTATTCGAGATTTTACGATACCTGCACAAAATGAAATCTTGGGAGAAATAATGAATATCTCATCTTTTACAATTATGCATCCATCTACTCATAAGATAATTGAGCGAACAGCAAATATAAAATTGAAGAAAAATCAGCATCTGTTGCTAAAAGGTCCAAATGGAATAGGAAAAAGCACACTCTTGGAAAGTATGGCTACTGGACGAGCACGTGGTGCAAAAATATCTGACAATATTCGCGTTGGGTATTATAGACAAGATTTTTCAACTCTAAATTTTGACGATACGGTATTCAAGTGTCTTGCCGATGCAATGCTAGAGAGTGGCGTAAAAATAGATCAGGAAAAACTACGCGCTGTTGCATCAAGTTTTTTGATAAAGTCCGATGTAATCAATACAAAAATCGGTGCATTGTCTGAGGGACAAAAAGGGCTTGTGGCTTTTGCAAGACTTGTACTATTATGCCCAGGATTATTGATCCTAGATGAGCCAACAAATCACATAAACTTCCGTCATCTACCAGTAATCGCAAAGGCACTTAGCGCATATACTGGAGCTATGATACTAGTTTCGCACGTACCAGAATTCGTATCACAAATCAGAATTGATGAAACACTAGACTTAGAAAAATAA
- a CDS encoding penicillin-binding protein 2: protein MNSSFLVRIRVLVILFVFAILLVVAKLFYLQVLHNDKYTEKADRQYATPTGSMFDRGSIYFSTKDDTLVSAATLKTLFKIAIKPKEIVQSEEAFTKLSAYIPLEYDEFMKQVAKTEDPYEEIAVKQTKEVADSISLQKIPGVYIYKEKTRFYPGDSLASHVLGFVAYKGDELSGRYGLERSYNETLSRGKESVYMNFFAEIFANIHDTIFTREEKDGDLVLSIEPQVQTLLEDELIKAVERYGADFAGGMIVDPRNGEMVAMARVPGYDLNAFQDVSNPLLYGNTNVENVYEFGSVIKPLTIASGIDAGVITPETSYNDQGFVILNTKKINNFDLKGRGPGTTMQDVLNESLNTGSVFVMQKLGHDKFRDYMLSFGIGEKTGIDLPNETTGLISNLKSTREIEYATAAFGQGIALTPIEALRAFTVFANDGRYVTPHLVKEIRYTDGTTYKTEVKESEQVISEESAYTITQMLTVVGDTMMKTYGLSFPHYSLAVKTGTAQVALENGGGYYDDKHLHSIFGYFPAYEPRFLVFMYIMDPKGVKYSAQTLSGPLVNTAKYLSTYYNVPPDSI, encoded by the coding sequence ATGAACTCTAGTTTTCTTGTACGTATACGTGTATTGGTAATACTTTTTGTTTTCGCAATTCTACTTGTGGTTGCGAAGCTTTTTTATCTTCAGGTATTACACAATGATAAATACACTGAGAAAGCTGACAGACAGTATGCCACACCTACTGGAAGTATGTTTGATCGTGGAAGTATATATTTTAGTACAAAGGACGATACTTTGGTTTCTGCGGCTACACTAAAAACTCTTTTTAAAATAGCTATCAAGCCAAAAGAAATAGTCCAATCAGAAGAGGCTTTTACCAAGCTTAGTGCTTATATACCACTTGAATACGATGAGTTTATGAAGCAGGTCGCAAAGACCGAAGACCCTTATGAAGAGATAGCAGTAAAACAGACGAAAGAGGTTGCAGATAGCATAAGTCTACAAAAGATACCAGGTGTTTATATATATAAAGAAAAAACAAGATTTTATCCTGGCGATTCACTCGCTTCTCATGTTTTAGGTTTTGTCGCTTACAAGGGTGATGAACTTTCTGGACGTTATGGGCTAGAGAGAAGTTACAACGAGACTCTTTCGAGAGGTAAGGAATCAGTATATATGAATTTTTTTGCAGAAATTTTTGCAAATATTCATGACACTATTTTTACTCGTGAGGAAAAAGATGGAGATTTGGTTTTGTCTATTGAGCCACAGGTGCAGACTCTTCTTGAAGATGAGCTTATAAAGGCAGTTGAGCGCTATGGAGCAGATTTTGCCGGAGGAATGATAGTTGATCCACGCAACGGAGAGATGGTTGCGATGGCGCGTGTGCCAGGGTATGACCTAAATGCATTTCAAGATGTATCAAATCCACTATTGTATGGAAATACCAATGTTGAGAACGTATATGAGTTTGGTTCTGTTATAAAGCCACTTACTATAGCTTCTGGTATAGATGCTGGAGTCATAACTCCAGAAACTTCATACAACGACCAAGGTTTCGTGATTTTAAATACAAAAAAGATAAACAACTTCGACCTTAAAGGGCGCGGACCGGGAACTACGATGCAAGATGTACTAAATGAATCTTTGAACACTGGAAGTGTATTTGTGATGCAGAAGTTGGGTCATGACAAGTTCCGTGACTATATGCTCTCTTTTGGTATAGGAGAAAAAACAGGCATAGATCTACCAAACGAAACAACTGGTCTTATTTCAAACTTAAAAAGTACACGTGAAATTGAATACGCGACTGCAGCTTTCGGACAAGGTATAGCACTTACACCTATTGAGGCACTCCGTGCTTTTACAGTGTTTGCAAACGACGGTAGATATGTAACTCCGCACTTAGTAAAAGAGATTAGATACACAGATGGAACAACTTATAAGACTGAGGTAAAAGAAAGCGAGCAAGTTATTTCTGAAGAATCTGCTTATACAATTACACAGATGCTCACAGTTGTAGGAGATACGATGATGAAAACATACGGATTGTCTTTCCCGCATTATTCTCTAGCTGTGAAGACTGGTACAGCTCAGGTGGCTCTAGAGAACGGAGGTGGATACTATGATGACAAGCATCTTCACTCTATATTTGGATATTTCCCAGCTTATGAGCCTAGATTCTTGGTATTTATGTACATAATGGATCCAAAAGGAGTTAAGTATTCTGCACAGACTCTTTCAGGCCCACTTGTGAATACAGCAAAATACTTGAGTACATACTACAATGTACCACCGGATAGTATTTAA
- the rsmH gene encoding 16S rRNA (cytosine(1402)-N(4))-methyltransferase RsmH produces the protein MNSQEGNRPHISVLLNESIEGLDIKPKDIVIDGTVGAGGHTFEILNRFNGSGVKVIALDRDVQALEIAKSRCAGYENISFHKENFRNLDRVLAGLGIDKVNAILLDLGVSSMQLDTPGRGFSFMRDEPLSMTMASDGSDTGVTAYDVVNTWGEENLADIIYGYGEERYSRRIARAIVEARELAPIKSTGQLALIIKSAVPGSYRNGRIHPSTKTFQAIRIAVNDELGAIKEGLDKAWEHLDKDGRLVVISFHSLEDRIVKNFIKEHKDEGTIITKKPKTASDEEMRLNPRSRSAKLRIFQKN, from the coding sequence ATGAATTCACAAGAAGGGAATCGTCCACATATAAGCGTTCTTTTAAACGAATCAATAGAAGGATTAGATATAAAGCCAAAAGATATCGTGATAGACGGTACTGTGGGGGCTGGAGGTCATACATTTGAAATTTTAAATAGATTTAATGGCTCCGGTGTAAAAGTAATCGCTCTCGATAGAGATGTTCAGGCCCTAGAGATTGCTAAATCAAGATGTGCGGGTTATGAAAACATTTCTTTTCATAAAGAAAATTTCCGCAACTTAGATAGAGTTCTTGCAGGTTTGGGCATAGATAAAGTAAATGCGATTCTGCTCGACTTAGGTGTTAGCTCTATGCAGCTCGATACACCTGGACGCGGATTCTCGTTTATGAGAGATGAACCGCTTTCGATGACTATGGCAAGTGATGGGTCTGATACAGGTGTTACTGCCTATGATGTAGTGAACACTTGGGGAGAAGAAAACCTTGCGGATATCATCTACGGATACGGCGAGGAGAGGTACTCAAGACGGATCGCACGAGCAATAGTAGAAGCTAGAGAATTGGCTCCTATAAAGTCTACAGGACAGCTTGCTCTGATAATCAAAAGCGCAGTACCTGGATCTTATAGAAATGGTCGCATACATCCAAGCACAAAAACTTTTCAAGCTATCCGTATCGCAGTGAACGATGAGCTGGGAGCAATCAAAGAAGGTCTAGACAAAGCTTGGGAACATTTAGATAAAGACGGAAGACTTGTAGTTATATCTTTTCACTCCCTAGAAGATCGTATTGTAAAGAATTTTATTAAAGAACATAAAGACGAAGGAACGATTATCACAAAAAAACCAAAGACTGCTAGTGATGAGGAGATGAGATTGAACCCAAGATCACGCAGTGCAAAATTAAGAATTTTTCAAAAAAATTAA
- the mraZ gene encoding division/cell wall cluster transcriptional repressor MraZ — protein MLIGEYTHSIDDKNRISLPAKFRKEMGKSVILAPGLDKCIAMYTAREWERVSEKLAESSVLQSDNRSFGRFMFGGAVEAPVDAAGRILIPDFLIQRAGLKSKVALIGVQNRIELWNDKVWQEYKRAVDSQADQLAEKLGQIGVL, from the coding sequence ATGCTAATCGGAGAATACACACATTCAATAGACGACAAAAATCGTATATCGCTTCCAGCAAAATTTCGAAAGGAGATGGGGAAGAGTGTTATTCTAGCGCCTGGACTCGACAAATGTATAGCCATGTATACAGCTCGAGAATGGGAGCGGGTTTCAGAGAAACTTGCCGAAAGCTCAGTTCTCCAGTCTGACAACAGGAGTTTCGGCCGCTTTATGTTTGGTGGCGCGGTCGAGGCTCCAGTTGATGCAGCTGGTCGTATTCTCATACCGGATTTTTTAATACAACGTGCAGGTCTCAAATCTAAAGTCGCTCTGATAGGTGTGCAAAATAGAATTGAACTTTGGAACGACAAGGTATGGCAAGAATACAAGCGTGCGGTTGATTCACAAGCTGATCAACTTGCTGAAAAGTTAGGCCAGATAGGCGTTCTCTAG
- a CDS encoding CPBP family intramembrane metalloprotease codes for MENQSTQTNVRLVLAQIGVIFVLPVFLLYFGLVPESWRIVVLFISSLFIYGIIQHERWQQKDFGYRLDNFRHALLPYAAFTLTGATLIIWFANQNGMTPVEGWWTNPHFLYLFLVVSFLQEFAFRGFLIPLLRKVFSDRLGIVLINALLFTLIHILYPIPTIMLPLAFIGGLGFATVYMIYPNLILISLAHSVLNFIAVLFGFFVIIS; via the coding sequence GTGGAAAATCAAAGTACTCAAACAAATGTTCGCCTAGTTTTGGCACAGATAGGTGTTATTTTTGTTTTACCAGTATTTTTACTTTATTTTGGATTGGTTCCAGAATCTTGGCGCATAGTTGTATTGTTTATATCTTCACTTTTTATTTACGGAATTATTCAACATGAGCGGTGGCAGCAAAAAGATTTTGGATACAGACTCGACAACTTTCGTCACGCACTCTTGCCTTATGCTGCATTTACTCTAACAGGAGCAACTTTGATAATCTGGTTTGCAAATCAAAATGGCATGACTCCTGTGGAGGGGTGGTGGACCAATCCACATTTCTTGTATTTATTCTTGGTCGTTTCTTTTTTGCAAGAGTTTGCTTTCAGAGGATTTCTAATTCCATTACTTAGAAAAGTTTTTTCTGACAGATTGGGAATCGTATTAATAAATGCACTATTGTTTACATTGATTCATATTCTGTATCCGATTCCAACCATTATGTTGCCGCTAGCTTTTATTGGAGGTTTAGGCTTTGCGACTGTGTATATGATTTACCCAAATCTTATTTTGATTAGTCTTGCTCATTCAGTGTTGAACTTTATCGCTGTACTTTTTGGTTTTTTCGTAATAATCTCATAA
- a CDS encoding VTT domain-containing protein, which produces MLDQLTLYVQNSILPLGALGVFTGSIIEEVIAIIPSYIVQMGGGFLLMGLDPISLASILKLFILVIIPASLGVTVGSIFVYYLVLKGGEPMVRKFGWILGVSWESIELFVAKQRSRGNDTLIVFIFRTLPFIPSVVVCAYAGIIGMTMTRYMVLTFLELLYAQGF; this is translated from the coding sequence ATGCTCGATCAACTAACACTCTATGTACAAAACTCAATCTTGCCTCTTGGAGCGCTTGGAGTTTTTACAGGTTCTATTATCGAAGAGGTAATTGCTATCATACCTTCATATATAGTGCAGATGGGAGGAGGTTTTTTGCTTATGGGACTTGATCCTATAAGTCTCGCGTCTATACTTAAACTTTTTATTTTAGTAATAATCCCTGCGTCACTTGGAGTTACAGTTGGCTCTATATTTGTATACTATCTTGTTTTAAAAGGAGGGGAGCCAATGGTCCGAAAATTTGGTTGGATACTTGGCGTGAGCTGGGAGTCTATAGAGTTGTTCGTTGCTAAACAGCGCTCTCGGGGAAATGACACTCTGATTGTTTTTATATTCAGAACTCTACCTTTTATACCGAGTGTTGTAGTTTGTGCTTATGCAGGGATTATTGGCATGACTATGACTAGATACATGGTATTAACTTTTTTGGAACTCTTATACGCGCAGGGGTTTTAG
- a CDS encoding FAD-dependent oxidoreductase translates to MTYDLIILGGGPAGVAGAVYAARKRLETLLIAEEFGGQSSVSETIYNWIGTPAISGAELAKSLKKHAEDYSGKCLTLMEGVRGEKIEKKDDIFVVSTNDGKQIEARSVLITTGSKRRKIDVPGAVEFENKGITYCASCDGPLFSDQDVVVLGGGNAGFESALQLVAYCKSVTLIHRSSEFRADEITVEKLRANPKVKIITDAEITKVSGSQFVESISYRNKNTGEEITIPTTGIFVEIGQLPNTDFLAGFVELDKEKKIIVDPMNQRASVAGIWAAGDATNGLYHQNNIAAGDAVKALEDLYIWVHKNK, encoded by the coding sequence ATGACATACGATCTAATCATTTTAGGAGGAGGGCCTGCTGGAGTTGCCGGCGCTGTTTACGCTGCACGCAAACGCTTAGAAACACTTTTAATAGCAGAAGAATTCGGTGGGCAATCTAGCGTATCTGAAACTATCTACAACTGGATTGGAACCCCTGCCATATCTGGTGCCGAACTAGCAAAGAGTCTTAAAAAGCATGCCGAGGATTACAGTGGTAAATGCCTCACACTTATGGAAGGTGTACGTGGGGAAAAAATTGAAAAGAAAGACGATATTTTTGTAGTAAGTACAAACGACGGGAAACAAATCGAGGCTAGAAGTGTACTTATCACCACTGGTTCAAAAAGAAGAAAAATAGATGTGCCTGGAGCGGTTGAATTTGAAAACAAAGGTATTACATATTGCGCATCTTGTGACGGACCACTTTTCTCTGACCAAGATGTAGTGGTGCTTGGTGGTGGTAATGCAGGCTTTGAATCTGCACTCCAACTTGTTGCATATTGCAAAAGCGTGACTCTGATACATCGAAGCTCTGAATTCCGCGCAGATGAAATCACAGTCGAAAAACTTCGCGCAAATCCAAAAGTAAAAATCATAACCGACGCAGAAATTACAAAAGTTAGTGGTTCACAATTCGTGGAATCTATAAGTTACAGAAACAAGAACACCGGTGAAGAAATCACTATACCTACAACTGGAATATTCGTAGAAATTGGCCAATTACCAAATACTGACTTTCTAGCTGGTTTTGTAGAGCTAGACAAAGAGAAGAAGATAATCGTCGACCCTATGAACCAACGTGCCTCAGTGGCCGGTATATGGGCTGCAGGAGACGCTACAAACGGTCTATACCACCAGAACAACATTGCAGCTGGAGATGCTGTAAAAGCCCTCGAAGACCTGTATATCTGGGTTCACAAGAATAAATAA